CATGTGTGGTTATTTGTAAAATTTCCAAAGCAATAAGTATGACTAAAATATAGGAGTATTTATATAAAAACTAGAGTATTTGTTTGAACCCTTTCCTCAGGAGTGATTATCGATTTTGCTTTATTAGTAACTACTCCCCTCTTTCTTGTGCAAGTTTTGCATTTTTGGTGTaggattttttttatcttttttcttcATCCTTGGTACTACTTCTTGATGGTGGTTGATtagggatggcagagaagcccgaacccatgggcacccgacccgacccgacccgatttcttggatgaaaacccgagttaaatgggttcgggttcgggttcgggttttacccgatcactttcgggttcgggtttgggtttggccaaacccgcacccgaaccctacccgaacccggatctgtataagtgaaacctaagtattctgcttatgcagtacaatatatgcagcatcttgcatattaatttaacagtaacatggcaattacaatgttacattacataatatagctctcttcacagtctttttcaggtcgggtttccgagttcaactgtttgtttgaggttgtgtgcgggtgtgggtacgggtcgggtgaacccgaaacccaatgggttcgggtgtgggtttaagttcaccacccatttcgggttcgggtgcgggtgcgggtgtgggtttttgatttcgggtttgggtttgggtttggcaaaacccgcaccctacccgacccattgccatccctatggTTGATTAAATTGTGATAATTGAATTGGTAGTCTTGGTTGAGGATATGAATTGGGTTATGGTTTCTTTAAGTGTATCACTGTGGTTGCAACTCAGTGGTACGGTGGCGGATTTGAATTGTTTTTGTGAATGGTTGGCTTTGCTGGTGAGGGTTATACTGTAAATTATAGTGGTACTGCAAAACGTGTACAACTGATATAAACGGACAAAGGCATTGGACCCAACGGGCTAGCGACTGAGCACTCTGCACAAATGTTTTTATGGTGTGGACAGTGGTTTTGATTATGGCGGTGCAAAGATGACATACCCAAGGTTACATGGAGGTTGCTTTTGGATGgagagttttttattttttttgttgcttaggGTTGGATAGGTTGATGTTGGTTAATGGGACTGTAATAGTTAGGTGGAGGTGGTCTTAGTTCCTGCAGAGGAGGGTAATCTTCGGGTTATGGCAAGTCGAGCACTTGTCCATTCTCATTCAATTTCAATATTGTTCCAAGACGACTTGAGTTTTGAACACTTGATGCAAGAAGTGCACCACCTTTAGTATAGCATAGAGGCCAAAAGCGCTTCTTGTTCGTGTTGTAACTAGTGTTAGGAGGCAGAACAAAAGATCTAGTCCAAGAAGACGGCACTTTATATTTTTCCATGACCCATATCTCATCAGCAGCATGGTCTCCACCCCTGTAATACATACTAAGACATCCTCCTAGTACCCTGAGATAACGTCCTATACATCCTAAACCAATTCGAGACTCATACAATTCCACACAAACAGGTGATAGAGGAATCTCGGATAAACTTCTATCTATCAAATTAAAAGCAAGAACTACTGGAATCCCTGTGGCCTTAGGTTTAGCCATCCAATGAAGAGACTGATTCAAAAA
This is a stretch of genomic DNA from Lotus japonicus ecotype B-129 chromosome 1, LjGifu_v1.2. It encodes these proteins:
- the LOC130739716 gene encoding F-box/kelch-repeat protein At3g06240-like; translated protein: MAEFTAGLFLNQSLHWMAKPKATGIPVVLAFNLIDRSLSEIPLSPVCVELYESRIGLGCIGRYLRVLGGCLSMYYRGGDHAADEIWVMEKYKVPSSWTRSFVLPPNTSYNTNKKRFWPLCYTKGGALLASSVQNSSRLGTILKLNENGQVLDLP